In the genome of Fodinicurvata sp. EGI_FJ10296, the window GCTCGACAGCATGGATATCGAGCGGGAGCGCGGGATCACGATCAAGGCGCAGACCGTCCGGCTTTCCTATACGGCTCAAAACGGCGAGACCTATCAGATCAATCTGATGGACACGCCGGGCCATGTCGACTTTTCCTACGAGGTAAGCCGCAGCCTCGCCGCCTGCGAGGGATCGCTGCTGGTGGTCGACGCCAGCCAGGGGGTTGAGGCGCAGACGCTCGCCAATGTGTATCAGGCGCTGGAGGCTGACCACGAGGTCGTGCCGGTGCTCAACAAGATCGACCTGCCGGCGGCCGAGCCGGAGCGAATCAAGCAACAGATCGAAGACGTCATCGGTCTGGAAGCCCATGACGCGCTGGAGATTTCGGCGAAGTCCGGGCTGGGTCTGGATGCCCTGCTTGAGGCGATCGTCCATCGGCTCCCACCCCCGCGCGAGGGCGATCGCGAAAAGCCGCTGAAGGCGATGCTCGTCGACAGCTGGTACGACCCCTATCTCGGCGTCGTCGTTCTGGTGCGGGTCATCGACGGCATTCTCAAGGCCGGCCAAAAGATTCTGTTCATGCGGTCGGGCGCCGTCCACGAGGTCGACCGCGTCGGCTTCATGGCACCAAAGGGCGTGATAACGGAAACGCTGGAGCCGGGCCAGATCGGATTCATCACCGCCGGCGTCAAGGACATCACCGAGACCAAGGTCGGCGACACCCTGACAGAAGACAAGCGCCGCTGCGACAAGGCGTTGCCGGGGTTCAAACCTTCGGTCCCGGTGGTTTTCTGCGGCCTGTTCCCGGCCGATGCGGGCGAATTCGAACGCCTGCGCGAAAGCCTGGGGCGGCTGGCGCTCAACGATGCCAGCTTCCACTACGAGGCCGAGACCTCGGCGGCGCTGGGATTCGGCTTCCGCTGCGGCTTCCTCGGCCTGCTGCACCTTGAAATCATTCAGGAACGGCTGGAACGGGAGTTCGCGCTGGATCTGATCACTACGGCGCCGTCGGTGGTCTATCACCTGCATATGCGCGACGGGACGATGAAGCCGCTGCACAATCCTGCGGATATGCCCGAGGTCATGCAGATCGACCATATCGAGGAACCGTGGATCAAGGCGACGATCATGCTGCCGGACGAGTATCTGGGCGGCATCCTTCAGCTCTGCACGGAGCGCCGGGGCGAACAGGTCGAACTGACCTATGCCGGCAGCCGCGCAATGCTGGTCTATCGACTGCCGTTGAACGAGGTCGTGTTCGACTTCTACGACCGGCTGAAATCGATCAGCCGCGGCTATGCCAGCTTTGACTATCAGATGGACGGCTATGTCGAGAGCGACCTGGTCAAGATGTCGATCCTGGTCAACGCCGAGCCGGTCGACGCACTGTCGATGATCGTCCACCGCAGCCAGGCGGAACGGCGCGGGCGCGGCATGTGCGAACGCCTCAAGGACCTGATACCGCGACAGATGTTCAAGATTGCCGTTCAGGCCTCGATCGGGTCAAAGGTGATTGCCCGGGAAACGCTCTCCGCGCTGCGCAAGGACGTGACCGCCAAGTGCTATGGCGGCGACGTCAGCCGCAAGCGCAAACTGCTGGAAAAGCAGAAGGAGGGCAAAAAGCGGATGCGTCAGTTCGGACAGGTCGAGATACCGCAGAGCGCCTTCATTGCTGCTCTGAAGATGAAAGACGAGTAGAAACGCGAACCGGGCTCTTGCGGATCGAGGCCCCTGATCAAGTCAAAGGCGATCAGGTAGGTCGGCGCGTCCCACCCGGTCCAATTCCCGGGCGCTGCGCGGCACGAAGTGACGCGTTGCCAACCCGGGATCTCGGCAGCAGCAACTTCCAGAGCGCGAGACGCGAACCGGGCCCCCAAGTCTCGGGCGAAGCGACCCGCAGCCGCCTTTCGATCACGCCGATTCGGCTGTTGCCGCGCCGTCCGGGGATGCCTCACGCGCGGCGTCGGAAATCTCGATCCGGGTTCCCCATTCGCGGCATCGCTCCACCACCGGCACCGGCGGCGGCGCGTCGGTGACGAAGAGATCGACATCCGCCAGCGAGGCGATGCGCACAGGCGCCGTCCGCGCGAATTTCGAGGTGTCGGCGGCCAGGAATGTCCGGCGCGCCTGGCGGATGATCGCCTGGCTGACACGCACCTCGCGGAAGTCGAAATCAAGCAGATCACCCTCCTCGTCCAGAGCCGAGGTGCCGATTACGGCGATATCCACCTTGAAATGCTGAACGATCTCCAGCGTCACATCGCCGACCAGGCCAGCATCCGCGCGGCGCAAGACGCCGCCGGCGACGATGACTTCGGCGGTTTCGTTGGAGGCGAGGATGTTGGCCACGTTCAGGTTATTGGTCACCACCAGTAGATTGCGATGGTTCAGCAGCGCCCGCGCGACGGCCTCTGTCGTCGTGCCGATATTCAGAAACAGCGAGGCCGCATCGGGGATTTCCGCCGCCACCCGGGCGGCGATGCTCTCTTTCTCGCGGGCGTGGAGAACGCGCCGGTCCTCGTAGCCGATATTGCTAACGCCCGAAGCCAGGATGGCGCCGCCATAGACGCGGGTGAGTTTGCCGGCATCGCAGAGCTCGGTCAGATCCCGGCGGATCGTCTGCAGCGCGACCCCGAAATGGGCGGCCAGATCCTCAACGACCACGTTGCCCTGCTCGCGCGCGAGCTTGAGAATCTCCTGGTGTCTGAAAATCTGCGCCATTGTCCCGTCAGTCGACCGAAGAAACGACATCACGCCATCGATCGCTCAGCACTGTTGCAAGACCGAAGGGGAATGATGCCAATCCGATTACCACATCTATCGCTCCCGAAACAGCCAAATTGCCGTCCCCGCTTATGAGGATTCGCACGTCCCGAGGCGGATGGCGCGGGGCGCAATATCTGCTCTTCGTTACCTAAATGACGCTTTATCGCGCAAAACCGAACATCAAGCTTGACATATCGTCATCGCTGGGGAACATTGTGTCGAGAATAGGGAGGAAGAAGTGGCCAATCCGTCGGAAGCTGACCCCGACATTTACGATCTCCTCGTCATCGGCGGCGGGATCAACGGTTGCGGGATCGCGCGCGATGCCGCCGGTCGCGGGCTGCGGGTCGCGCTGGCCGAAAAGGGCGATCTGGCTCAGGCGACGTCGTCATCATCGACCAAGCTTTTTCACGGCGGTCTGCGCTATCTGGAATTTTTCGAGTTCGGTCTTGTTCGCAAAGCCCTGATGGAGCGCGAGACCCTGTTGCGCGCCATGCCGCATATCAGCTGGCCGCTACGGTTCGTGCTGCCATTCCACCCCGGAATGCGCTTCGACAGCGATACGCCAACGTCGCGGCTGGTCTCGACGATCATGCCGTGGATGCGGGGACGCCGACCGGCCTGGCTGATCCGGCTGGGGCTGTTTCTCTACGATCATCTGGGTGGCCGTGAATTGCTGCCCGGGACGCGAACGGTCGATCTGCGCACCGATCCGGTGGCGGCACCGCTTCAGGACCAGTTCGTCCGCGCTTACGAGTATTCCGATTGCTGGGTCGACGATTCCCGCCTGGTGGTCCTGAACGCCCGCGATGCCGCCGAACGCGGCGCCACGATCATGACCCGGACCGAGGTCACCAGCGCGCGACGCGACGGCGATCTCTGGCGGATCACCGTCACCGGCGCCGACGGGGTCGAAAAACACATTGAGGCGCGCGGTCTGGTCAATGCCGGCGGTCCCTGGGTCGGCGACATTCTTGCCGACCGGCTGCATGTGCAGTCACGCGAGCGGGTCCGTCTGGTTCGGGGTTCGCACATCGTGACGCGGCGGCTGTTCGATCACGACAAGTGCTACTTTTTCCAGGGCACCGACGGGCGCATCATCTTCGCCATCCCCTATGAAATCGACTATACGCTGATCGGCACCACCGACCAGGAACACCATGGCAGCCCGTCAGACGCCGTCTGCACGCCGGAGGAGCAGGATTATCTCTGCGACTTCGCCAGCCGCTACCTGAAAAAGCCGGTGACCCGCGACGACATCGTGTGGACCTATTCCGGCGTGCGGCCCCTGTATGACGATGGTGCGAAATCGGCAACTGCGGCAACGCGCGACTACGTCCTGTCGACCGACGAGCAGGGACCCGTTCTGCTCAACGTTTTCGGCGGCAAGATCACGACCTATCGCCGGCTGGCCGAAGCAGCGCTGGCGCGGATTGCCCCGCATTTTCCGCGTATCGGCGCACCGTGGACAGCCGGCGTTGCCCTGCCGGGCGGCGCATTTCCGGTTGAGAAAGCAAAGGATCTTCCCGCCGACCTCAAGCGCGAGTATCCTTTCTTGTCGAACTTCTGGGCGCTGAGGCTGGTCCGCGCCTACGGAATCGAGGCCCGCGACATCCTGAGGGACGCCCGGTCCGCCGACGATCTGGGACGGGACTTCGGCGCCACGCTGACCGAGGCCGAGCTGCGCTGGCTCATGGCGCGCGAATATGCGCGCACGGCGGATGACGTGGTGTGGCGCCGATCGAAGCTCGGCCTGAAGCTGACGCCGGAACAGATTGCCGCCATAGACGACTGGATGACCAACGGCCACCGGCCAGCTTGATACGGGCGGCATTCGACAGGAACGACACCCGGTAATCGGGTGCGTCCAAGGGAGGAACGGGTATGGGACTGACGCTCGATGCCGTCAGCAAGACAGTGGACGGTCTGGTGCACATGCACCCGACGACGCTGACCCTGGACAGGGGAACGATGAACGTCCTGCTTGGACCGACGCTGTCGGGCAAGACGACACTGATGCGCCTCATGGCCGGTCTCGACAAGCCCGCAAGCGGGCGCGTTCTGTGGGAAGGACAAGACGTTACCGGCGTGCGGGTCCAGGACCGCAAGGTGGCGATGGTCTATCAGCAATTCATCAATTATCCGTCCATGTCGGTCTTTGAGAACATCGCATCGCCGCTCCGGCTGATGGGAAAACCGAAGGCCGAAATCGACCGGGCCGTACACAAAACAGCCGACATGCTCAGGCTGACGCCCATGCTGGACCGCAAGCCGCTGGAGCTGTCCGGCGGGCAGCAACAGCGATGCGCGCTGGCGCGGGCACTGGTCAAGGACGCCGGTCTCGTTCTGCTGGACGAGCCGCTGGCCAATCTGGACTACAAACTGCGCGAGGAACTGCGGGCCGAGATTCCGAAGATCTTCGCCGAATCCGGCGCCGTCTTCGTCTATGCCACGACAGAGCCGGAAGAGGCCCTGCTGCTGGGCGGAAACACGGTGGCCCTTTGGGAAGGCCGGGTGACGCAATTCGGGCCGACGCCGGAGGTCTATCGCAATCCGGCCGACACGACGACCGCAAGGGTCTTCTCCGATCCGCCGATGAACTTCATCGCCATGTCCAAGACCGGCAACCGGCTGATCTTCGGTGGAAGCAAGAGCTGCCCGGCAACAGGAGCCCTCGCCGGACTGGACGATGGCCGATATCTGGCCGGATTCCGGCCCAATCATCTGGAGATGCACCGTCATAGCGCCGATGCGATCGCGTTCGATTGCGCGCTGAAGGTGACGGAAATCACGGGCTCGGAGACATTCGTTCACCTCGACTACGAGTCCGAGCGGTGGGTCGGCCTCGTCCACGGCGTCCAGAATCTGCAACCGGGCGTGCGGATGCCGATTTATCTGGACCCGGCGCACATTTATGTATTCGCGGATGACGGGCGGCTCGTCGCGCCCGCGTCCTATGCGATTGCGGCCTAGACCGGAATCCGGTTTCAGGATTCCGGTCTCAAGCCTCGGGCCCAAAGAATAAATCCGGAGCCGGTTGCGGTTCCATGGGGAGAGAGATGGCTAAGATCACGCTCGACAATCTGGCGCATTCCTATCTGCCAATGCCGCAGACTGACGACGACTTTGCGCTGAAGCAACTGGACCATGTCTGGGAGGACGGTCAGGCCTATGCCTTGCTGGGGGCATCGGGGTGCGGCAAGTCGACGCTGCTGAACATCATCTCGGGCCTTCTGACGCCGTCGCGCGGGCGCATTCTGTTCAACGACCGCGATGTCACTCATGCCCGTACTGCAGAACGCAATATTGCCCAGGTATTCCAGTTTCCCGTCGTCTACGACACGATGAGCGTTCACGACAATCTGGCCTTTCCGCTGCGTAACCGGGGCATGGATGCCACCTATGTGCGCGACCGCGTCAACGCCATCGCGCGCATGATCGGCCTTGAGGACGTTCTGAGAACCAAGGCGCAGGGCCTGACGGCCGATGCCAAACAGAAGATCAGCCTCGGCCGGGGCATGGTGCGCGAGGATGTCAACGCGATCCTGTTCGACGAGCCGCTGACGGTCATCGATCCGCATATGAAATGGGAGCTGCGCACGCAGCTCAAGGCGCTGCACCAGCAGTTCGGCCACACCATGATCTATGTGACCCACGACCAGACCGAGGCCCTGACCTTCGCCGACAAGGTCGTCGTGATGCACGAGGGCCGG includes:
- a CDS encoding DeoR/GlpR family DNA-binding transcription regulator, with the translated sequence MAQIFRHQEILKLAREQGNVVVEDLAAHFGVALQTIRRDLTELCDAGKLTRVYGGAILASGVSNIGYEDRRVLHAREKESIAARVAAEIPDAASLFLNIGTTTEAVARALLNHRNLLVVTNNLNVANILASNETAEVIVAGGVLRRADAGLVGDVTLEIVQHFKVDIAVIGTSALDEEGDLLDFDFREVRVSQAIIRQARRTFLAADTSKFARTAPVRIASLADVDLFVTDAPPPVPVVERCREWGTRIEISDAAREASPDGAATAESA
- the glpD gene encoding glycerol-3-phosphate dehydrogenase, with amino-acid sequence MANPSEADPDIYDLLVIGGGINGCGIARDAAGRGLRVALAEKGDLAQATSSSSTKLFHGGLRYLEFFEFGLVRKALMERETLLRAMPHISWPLRFVLPFHPGMRFDSDTPTSRLVSTIMPWMRGRRPAWLIRLGLFLYDHLGGRELLPGTRTVDLRTDPVAAPLQDQFVRAYEYSDCWVDDSRLVVLNARDAAERGATIMTRTEVTSARRDGDLWRITVTGADGVEKHIEARGLVNAGGPWVGDILADRLHVQSRERVRLVRGSHIVTRRLFDHDKCYFFQGTDGRIIFAIPYEIDYTLIGTTDQEHHGSPSDAVCTPEEQDYLCDFASRYLKKPVTRDDIVWTYSGVRPLYDDGAKSATAATRDYVLSTDEQGPVLLNVFGGKITTYRRLAEAALARIAPHFPRIGAPWTAGVALPGGAFPVEKAKDLPADLKREYPFLSNFWALRLVRAYGIEARDILRDARSADDLGRDFGATLTEAELRWLMAREYARTADDVVWRRSKLGLKLTPEQIAAIDDWMTNGHRPA
- a CDS encoding ABC transporter ATP-binding protein, with amino-acid sequence MGLTLDAVSKTVDGLVHMHPTTLTLDRGTMNVLLGPTLSGKTTLMRLMAGLDKPASGRVLWEGQDVTGVRVQDRKVAMVYQQFINYPSMSVFENIASPLRLMGKPKAEIDRAVHKTADMLRLTPMLDRKPLELSGGQQQRCALARALVKDAGLVLLDEPLANLDYKLREELRAEIPKIFAESGAVFVYATTEPEEALLLGGNTVALWEGRVTQFGPTPEVYRNPADTTTARVFSDPPMNFIAMSKTGNRLIFGGSKSCPATGALAGLDDGRYLAGFRPNHLEMHRHSADAIAFDCALKVTEITGSETFVHLDYESERWVGLVHGVQNLQPGVRMPIYLDPAHIYVFADDGRLVAPASYAIAA
- a CDS encoding ABC transporter ATP-binding protein; the encoded protein is MAKITLDNLAHSYLPMPQTDDDFALKQLDHVWEDGQAYALLGASGCGKSTLLNIISGLLTPSRGRILFNDRDVTHARTAERNIAQVFQFPVVYDTMSVHDNLAFPLRNRGMDATYVRDRVNAIARMIGLEDVLRTKAQGLTADAKQKISLGRGMVREDVNAILFDEPLTVIDPHMKWELRTQLKALHQQFGHTMIYVTHDQTEALTFADKVVVMHEGRVVQIGTPEALFERPGHTFVGYFIGSPGMNLLDAEVEGDVAHVRGHQIALADAYGKLTGRVQIGIRPEFVSLAQNGDGLPVSVRRVEDVGRHQIVRSDFFGTEINVIAQEGHSIGTDMNRVTFAPDRVNVYVDDWRVGPIGATDDPQREAV
- the lepA gene encoding translation elongation factor 4; its protein translation is MGTQLDHIRNFSIVAHIDHGKSTLADRLIEKCGGLDQRQMKEQLLDSMDIERERGITIKAQTVRLSYTAQNGETYQINLMDTPGHVDFSYEVSRSLAACEGSLLVVDASQGVEAQTLANVYQALEADHEVVPVLNKIDLPAAEPERIKQQIEDVIGLEAHDALEISAKSGLGLDALLEAIVHRLPPPREGDREKPLKAMLVDSWYDPYLGVVVLVRVIDGILKAGQKILFMRSGAVHEVDRVGFMAPKGVITETLEPGQIGFITAGVKDITETKVGDTLTEDKRRCDKALPGFKPSVPVVFCGLFPADAGEFERLRESLGRLALNDASFHYEAETSAALGFGFRCGFLGLLHLEIIQERLEREFALDLITTAPSVVYHLHMRDGTMKPLHNPADMPEVMQIDHIEEPWIKATIMLPDEYLGGILQLCTERRGEQVELTYAGSRAMLVYRLPLNEVVFDFYDRLKSISRGYASFDYQMDGYVESDLVKMSILVNAEPVDALSMIVHRSQAERRGRGMCERLKDLIPRQMFKIAVQASIGSKVIARETLSALRKDVTAKCYGGDVSRKRKLLEKQKEGKKRMRQFGQVEIPQSAFIAALKMKDE